The sequence below is a genomic window from Silvanigrella paludirubra.
GCTTATGCACATAGAGAAATTGATTTACCTTCTATTTCTGATTTAAATCAAGAACTTTCTAAGGTAATTCAATATATATTTGAGCAATTATCTCAATCAAGCGAGGATTTAAAAGTTTCTGCAAATCATGAAGTGATCGGAAAAATATTAGATCTTGCTGCAAATCATGCTTTTCCAGCAAATTTTAGAACCCTTCATCAAATTATAGAAAATGCTCTTTCAAAGGCATTGGCCGATCACAGAAGCCAAATTTATCCTACAGACATAGAAATAATTGGAAGCATGAGAGTTGCTCAAGGTGAAACATCAGCAACAAACTCTTCATCATCTAAAAATTATGGAGATGTATTGGAAGGAAGATTTGGAGAAGCTCTATTAAAATATATTTCGTCAGGCGAAAGTTTTGATGAGGCAAAAGATGTTCTACGCAAAATTATGATTAATGTAGCATCAAAAAAGCATGGTGGTAATAAATCTAAAATTGCTTCGGCTTTAGGGATCTCTCGTCAAAGTCTTTATGATCATGAAGAATCCGAATAAACATTTTTAAATTCGATTGTTAAATTTTTTTAAATGAATGTAATATCAATTCGTTCTCTTAAATCCAATTGAAGGATCGATATTATGAAAAAATTTCTTCCTGATTTTTCATCGCCAAGTGAAATGATTCAAGTTGGTTGGGAAAAGCTAAAAAAAATACCTGGCGGTAATAAAATTTTCTCTACAATTGTCTCTAAATATATTCCTTATACAGGTTCAGTCTCCCCCTTGGTTCTAAGTATTGAAAATGGTCAGGCAAGAGTTATGTTAAAAGACAAAAGAGCCGTTAGAAACCATTTAAATTGTATTCATGCGATTGCGTTAGCTAATGTTGGTGAGTTTTCAACAGGATTATGTCTAATTTCTCAATTACCAAAAACAGCAATGGCAATTCTTGTAAAAATTGAGGTTGAATATCTAAAAAAAGCAAGAGGAAATTTAATTTCTGAATCTTTATTTCAATACGCTTCGACTACAAAAAATAATGAAGATTTAAGAATAACTGCAAATGTTTTAGATGAAAAAAATGAAATTGTTACTAAAGTTCATGCCACTTGGCGTATAAGATTAAATTAGTTAAATAAAATAGAGAATATAAATATGAATTATGAAACTGTTTTTACAAAACAAATAGGAATTCAATATCCCATTATTTGTGGTGCTATGTATCCATGCAGTAATCCAGAACTCGTGGCAGCGGTATCTGAAGCTGGTGGGATTGGGATAATTCAGCCTTTATCATTAGTCTTTGTTCATAAACATGAATTTCGAGATGGTTTAAGATTGATTAAGAATATAACTAAAAAACCAATTGGCATGAATATCATAACTGAAAAATCATCATCAATTTATGAAAATAGAATGAGAAAATGGCTCGATATTGCACTTGAAGAAGGCGTTCGTTTTTTTGTTACTTCTTTAGGAAATCCAAAGTGGATCGTAGATAAAGTATCGCCTCTAGGAGGCGTAGTTTATCACGATGTCACAAATAAAAAATGGGCCGATAAAGCAATTTCTTCTGGTGTCCATGGACTTATTTGTGTGAATAATAGAGCTGGTGGGCATGCAGGAGAATTGGATGTTGAAAAAATCATCAAAGATTTAGAAGAATTTAAGGTTCCAATAATCTGTGCCGGAGGAGTTGGAGACAAAAATACATTTCAAAATGCTTTAAATCTAGGATATGCGGGCGTTCAAATGGGAACCCGATTTATTGCAACATCAGAATGTAACGCCCATCAAGACTATAAAAATGCTATTATCAAAGCGACTTCTAAAGATATTGTACTAACTGAAAAAATATCAGGAGTACCCGTTTCTGTTATAAAAACAGAATACATTGAAAGAATTGGAACAAAAGCTAACTTTATGTCTCGATACCTGCTTCAGCATAAAAAATTTAAACACTGGATGCGCACATACTATACACTTCAAGCAGTTTGGAAATTGAAAAGAGCTTCTATGGAAGGCGCCGGCTATAAAGATTACTGGCAAGCTGGAAAAAGTGTTGATGGCTGTAATTCTATTTTAACATCTAAAGAAGTCATTCAAGGGCTAACAAATTAGAAACTGCTTAATTTTGGGTAAGTGTTCTTCTTAAAATAAAAATAGGAAACAAGTTTTACCTTTAATTATAGCAAATATTGATAAAATTGCTATAAAAAAAAGCTAAATATAATATTAAAATTTTATTTAAAAAATTTATAAAAATATTTGACAACATTAAAAATGTAATGCAAGTTAACTTTCTCGCTGCTAGCGAAAAGTCTCAGAAATGAGAAAAAACCAGCAAAGAGAAGTTATTTGACAAGAGAAGAAAGCAAAAACAGAGTGCGGTTCCATGGTTTTAAGTAGATTTTCTCGCGAGAGAGAATGGAAAGAAATCAGGTTCCGTAAAAAGAACCGTCAAGATAGTAAAAAAAGCGGATGGGTAGAAATACTTATCTGTAAGTAAATTAGAGCTAAGAGTTTGATCCTGGCTCAGAACGAACGCTGGCGGCGTGCCTAACACATGCAAGTCGAACGGAGGTAGCAATACCTTAGTGGCGCACGGGTGAGTAATGCATGGGAATCTGCCTTTTGGAGGGGGATAACTACGGGAAACTGTAGCTAAGACCGCGTAAGCAGCAGCGATGCTGGAAATGCCGGGACCGCAAGGCCGGCAGCCGAAAGATGAGCCCATGTTCCATTAGCTAGTTGGCGGGGTAACGGCCCACCAAGGCGAAGATGGATAGCTGGTCTGAGAGGACGATCAGCCACACTGGGACTGAGACACGGCCCAGACTCCTACGGGAGGCAGCAGTGGGGAATATTGCGCAATGGGGGAAACCCTGACGCAGCAACGCCGCGTGAGTGAAGAAGGCCTTCGGGTTGTAAAGCTCTTTCGGTTGGGAAGAAGGGTTATTGTTTTAATAAAGCAGTAATTTGATGGTACCAAAAGAAGAAGCACCGGCAAACTTCGTGCCAGCAGCCGCGGTAATACGAAGGGTGCGAGCGTTGTTCGGAATTACTGGGCGTAAAGGGTTCGTAGGCGGGAATGCAAGTCAAGTGTGAAATCCCCAGGCTTAACCTGGGACGTGCATTTGAGACTGTGTTTCTTGAGTTTCGGAGAGGGTGGTGGAATTGCTGGTGTAGGAGTGACATCCGTAGAGATCAGCAGGAACACCGGAGGCGAAGGCGACCACCTGGCCGAATACTGACGCTGAGGAACGAAAGCGTGGGGAGCAAACAGGATTAGATACCCTGGTAGTCCACGCCGTAAACGATGATAACTAGGTGTTGGGGGAGTTGACCCCTCCAGTACCGTAGCCCACGCGCTAAGTTATCCGCCTGGGGAGTACGGTCGCAAGACTAAAACTCAAAGGAATTGACGGGGGCCCGCACAAGAGGTGGAGTATGTGGTTTAATTCGAAGCAACGCGAAGAACCTTACCTGGGTTTGACATACCGTGAAAAGCGCAGAGATGCGTAATAGTAGCAATACACACGGATACAGGTGCTGCATGGCTGTCGTCAGCTCGTGTCGTGAGATGTTGGGTTAAGTCCCGCAACGAGCGCAACCCTTTCCCTTATTTGGCATCATTAAGTTGGCAACTATAGGGGTACTGCCGGTGATAAACCGGAGGAAGGTGGGGATGACGTCAAGTCCTCATGGCCCTTACATCCAGGGCTACACACGTACTACAATGGCCAAGACAAAGCGAAGCTAAGCCGAGAGGTGGAGCCAAACGCAAAAACATGGTCTCAGTTCGGATTGTGGTCTGCAACTCGACCACATGAAGTTGGAATCTCTAGTAATCGCAGATCATCAGGCTGCGGTGAATACGTTCCCGGGCCTTGTACACACCGCCCGTCAAACCACGAAAGTTGCATAAGCCAGAAGCAGGTGGGCTAACCGCAAGGGGGCAGCCTGCCAAGGCTTGTGCGATGATTGGGGTTAAGTCGTAACAAGGTAGCCGTAGGGGAACCTGCGGCTGGATCACCTCCTTTCTAGGAATTTTGAGTCTTCTGTAAAGAAGCTCTATTCTAGGTCAATGGAATCGCACTCTGTTTTTGTAATCTTTNNNNNNNNNNNNNNNNNNNNNNNNNNNNNNNNNNNNNNNNNNNNNNNNNNNNNNNNNNNNNNNNNNNNNNNNNNNNNNNNNNNNNNNNNNNNNNNNNNGTAATGTCCGAATGGGGGAACCCAGTCCGCAAGGATTACCATGAACTGAATAAATAGGTTCATAGGAGCGAACGGAGGGAATTGAAACATCTTAGTACCTCTAGGAAAAGAAAACAAACAAGTGATTCCGCTAGTAGCGGCGAGCGAACGCGGAAGAGGCCAAACCGCAGGAAGCAATTTCTGTTGGGGTTGTGGGACTACGTAAAGTAAAGAATGAAGTTAGGGGAAAGTTCTGGAAGGGACAGCCAAAGAAGGTGAAAGCCCGGTACCCGAAAACGGAGTTCATGCGAGTAGAATCCCGAGTAGCACAGGACACAAACATCCGGTGTGAATCCGGCAGGACCATCTGCCAAGCCTAAATATTCCTCGATGACCGATAGTGAACAAGTACCGTGAGGGAAAGGTGAAAAGAACCCCGGTGAGGGGAGTGAAATAGAACCTGAAACCGTACGCCTACAAGCAGTTGGAGCACTTAACTGTGTGACAGCGTACCTTTTGCATAATGGGTCCGCGAGTTATTTTTTGCAGCGAGGCTAAGATGCACAAGCATCGGAGCCGTAGGGAAACCGAGTCTGAATAAGGCGACTGAGTTGCAGGGAATAGACCCGAAGCCACGTGATCTACCCATGGCCAGGTTGAAGCGGAGGTAAGACTCCGTGGAGGACCGAACTGGTGACCGTTGAAAAGGTCTCGGATGAGCTGTGGGTAGGGGTGAAAGGCTAATCAAACGTGGCGATAGCTGGTTCTCCCCGAAAAATATTTAGGTATTGCCTCGTATGTTTCTTGTTGGGGGTAGAGCACTG
It includes:
- a CDS encoding DUF4442 domain-containing protein, which encodes MKKFLPDFSSPSEMIQVGWEKLKKIPGGNKIFSTIVSKYIPYTGSVSPLVLSIENGQARVMLKDKRAVRNHLNCIHAIALANVGEFSTGLCLISQLPKTAMAILVKIEVEYLKKARGNLISESLFQYASTTKNNEDLRITANVLDEKNEIVTKVHATWRIRLN
- a CDS encoding NAD(P)H-dependent flavin oxidoreductase, producing MNYETVFTKQIGIQYPIICGAMYPCSNPELVAAVSEAGGIGIIQPLSLVFVHKHEFRDGLRLIKNITKKPIGMNIITEKSSSIYENRMRKWLDIALEEGVRFFVTSLGNPKWIVDKVSPLGGVVYHDVTNKKWADKAISSGVHGLICVNNRAGGHAGELDVEKIIKDLEEFKVPIICAGGVGDKNTFQNALNLGYAGVQMGTRFIATSECNAHQDYKNAIIKATSKDIVLTEKISGVPVSVIKTEYIERIGTKANFMSRYLLQHKKFKHWMRTYYTLQAVWKLKRASMEGAGYKDYWQAGKSVDGCNSILTSKEVIQGLTN